One part of the Granulicella arctica genome encodes these proteins:
- the rplL gene encoding 50S ribosomal protein L7/L12 gives MADIQQLEDQIVSLSLLEASALVKKLEERLGVSAAAAVAAPAAGGGAAAAAPVEEKTEFTVILKDAGANKISTIKAVREVTALGLKEAKDLVDGAPKPLKENVSKDDAAAIAKKFEGIATVEIK, from the coding sequence ATGGCAGACATTCAGCAGTTGGAAGATCAGATCGTTAGCCTGAGCCTCTTGGAAGCATCGGCTCTGGTCAAGAAGCTTGAAGAGCGTCTCGGTGTCTCGGCAGCGGCAGCGGTTGCAGCCCCGGCAGCAGGCGGCGGCGCAGCAGCGGCAGCTCCGGTTGAAGAGAAGACCGAGTTCACCGTCATCCTCAAGGATGCCGGCGCGAACAAGATCAGCACCATCAAGGCTGTACGCGAAGTCACGGCCCTCGGCTTGAAGGAAGCCAAGGATCTCGTCGACGGCGCTCCCAAGCCCTTGAAGGAGAACGTTTCGAAGGACGATGCAGCAGCTATCGCCAAGAAGTTCGAAGGCATCGCGACCGTCGAGATCAAGTAG